Proteins encoded by one window of Asterias rubens chromosome 18, eAstRub1.3, whole genome shotgun sequence:
- the LOC117302308 gene encoding tripartite motif-containing protein 3-like, whose product MSSVEFALSSHVASQLECVICMGKLVVPKLLTCGHTFCLGCLDEILDDNESRIVCPLCRDVTIVPSEGVDGLTTNFALQSLLESLNLNADEVDEPEDEENESTPKSSEVEDGELTMCELHKEKMKFYCSTCELLICRDCTVVDHPRPDHKCTNLDEAYTWRQQINQKELQLAKGLIKLTKKSRGVLLATVENLNQRCDQVINEIEACRKEGMEMLNNKDALIEEYQCSLEEHTQDLRDLTQHAKGTTKIDVLDQSKSLVETLSSYRDKRHVMLDTPSKVQYPMFVGAEEEVQGWPRPSGPRKGNAKPKNKRKCSQGKTSEAETDSTKGPNLASGGGMKGGNVPQAIYPPLLLNYMQQTSVPGGVSGEPHRGGGGGGGGGRRGGKSHRGGQGHRGGNQGQGGQGQKRGGGRGGRGGQGGENQRGRGGQAGNKGHGI is encoded by the coding sequence ATGTCGTCCGTAGAATTTGCTCTTTCTTCCCACGTTGCCAGTCAACTGGAATGTGTAATTTGTATGGGAAAGTTGGTTGTGCCTAAACTTCTCACATGTGGGCATACATTTTGTCTGGGATGTCTGGACGAAATCCTGGACGACAATGAATCTAGAATCGTCTGTCCCTTGTGTCGTGATGTGACCATTGTTCCATCAGAAGGAGTAGATGGGCTGACTACAAATTTTGCTCTGCAGAGCCTTCTGGAGTCACTCAACCTGAATGCCGATGAAGTGGATGAACCAGAGGACGAGGAGAATGAGAGCACTCCGAAATCGAGCGAAGTAGAGGATGGTGAGTTGACAATGTGTGAGTTGCACAAGGAAAAAATGAAGTTTTACTGCTCCACTTGTGAGCTTCTGATTTGCCGTGACTGCACTGTGGTCGATCACCCAAGACCTGACCACAAGTGTACCAATCTTGATGAGGCGTACACTTGGAGGCAGCAGATCAATCAGAAGGAGTTACAGCTCGCCAAGGGGCTGATCAAGCTCACCAAGAAGTCAAGAGGGGTCCTTCTTGCCACAGTGGAGAATCTAAATCAACGCTGCGACCAGGTGATTAACGAGATAGAGGCGTGTCGCAAGGAGGGAATGGAGATGCTCAACAACAAAGATGCCCTTATCGAGGAGTATCAGTGCAGTCTTGAAGAGCACACTCAAGACCTACGTGACCTGACCCAACATGCTAAAGGTACCACCAAGATCGACGTTCTGGATCAATCCAAAAGTCTCGTGGAAACATTGTCATCTTATAGAGACAAACGACATGTGATGCTCGACACCCCGAGCAAGGTGCAGTACCCTATGTTCGTCGGGGCTGAGGAGGAAGTTCAAGGCTGGCCAAGACCGAGTGGTCCCAGAAAAGGTAACGCTAAGCCAAAAAATAAGAGAAAATGTAGTCAAGGAAAAACAAGTGAAGCAGAAACTGACAGTACAAAAGGCCCAAATCTCGCTTCGGGAGGTGGTATGAAAGGCGGGAACGTACCCCAAGCCATATACCCCCCTCTACTGCTGAATTATATGCAACAAACATCGGTGCCTGGTGGAGTATCTGGTGAGCCACatagaggaggaggaggaggaggaggaggaggaagaagagGAGGAAAGAGTCACAGAGGAGGTCAAGGTCACAGAGGTGGGAATCAAGGTCAGGGAGGTCAAGGACAAAAGAGAGGAGGAGGTAGAGGTGGTCGTGGGGGTCAAGGTGGTGAAAATCAAAGAGGGCGGGGAGGTCAAGCTGGGAATAAAGGTCATGGCATTTGA